Genomic segment of Panicum virgatum strain AP13 chromosome 2K, P.virgatum_v5, whole genome shotgun sequence:
CTGTTCCAACTCCCAAAAGCTAAGCTTTTCATCTGCTTATCAATCAGAATCTTTTTAGTAGCTTGTTTTTCTTATTATGCTTATTTCTGTGTATATGCAAaaacaggggcggagccaggatggCAATTTTTTCATTGTTAGGGGGGGGGGCCAAtcatacaaatttatataaaaatttaatcaaaatttaaatttacaaTGTAAATTTTGGGATGATagggggggccaggcccctgcccgcccccctgtctccgcccctgtGCAAACATGTCATTTTCACAAACTATTGAGTAAGTGATTGTTCACCTATAACTTCAATAGCATTTGTTTCTAATGAAACATTAACTTGGTTAGGCAAGTTGAATCTTTGACCTTGAGTAAGAACAATGCAATTATTTTTCGTTGGGATTTCAGATGCATGCCATtgcatcatcaacaacaacaacgagtTCAGTTTAACGAGTCTACAGGGCAAGCACAATTTATCCCCCACTTCTCCCAGCAGCGCATCTACTGCACCTCAAAGTGGTTTGCTCCAACTGACTAATGTTGCATATGTATGTTTCAAGTCTTGGAAGAGATTATTagacaaataaaaaaaagagtttTCTTAAACGGATAATGTACTTATTTTCTTTGGGGGGAGTTTTGCGAACCTTGTTCTGCTTTTTATCCGTTGGTTTAAACTGCTGTCCCCATTGTTGCAGGGTCTGTAAGAACATTTTATATGCTTTTTATAAAAGCAGGGGAaacctttttcaaaaataaaataatgtgCTTATTTCTTAGCATCAATGCTAAAGTACAAACCACTGAATATCATGTGCTCATGGATAATACATCTACTTAATGTGGCATACAACCATCTAAGCTCCTACAAGGGGGTGCTTGCACATATTGGAGATCCATCATATATGAGTGCTTGATAATGTGTCTTTATTCTTTCTTAAGTACTTTGCATAAGATGTTCCTAAACAGTACAAATTTGGGAGAGTAAAGCATAAGGTACAAATATTATCAAATTGTGAAACAAGAGGAAAGTGTCAAACAGCCATATTTCACACATGCCAAGTctcacataaaagaaaaattaaCTACGATCATTTTCTCCCTCTTGATATTTGCCTAAGAATATAGATATGTGGACATGTGCGCAATAAAAACAGGAAGCAAGGGAGGAAAACTCAACATACCCTTTTTTTCTGTCACGGGACAACATAATGTCACATCATTCACATCTTTCAGTGCGCCACGAACTTCAGCAAAAAAAATGTGTAGGCGGATTGGAGCAACGCTTTGGAGATGCCAAGAAGTTGATGTGGTAGTAGCTTTCAGGAGGCAATATGACACAATTTTTCCCACAGATCATATGGAGCTCATAAGGTTCCTGAATCATGGGAAGGCTATGTAAGCAACAAATAAAAGAATCAACATGTTACATTTAGtgtaaaaattcaaatttgaacataTGTGCTGCCAAATGAAGCTAATCTGGCAACTCTTCTTTTAGACCTTATATCATGTGTAGGGAATAGGTAGGTTCAGATTTAGTGGAAATATAAAACTAAGAGCCATTCTGCAAAAGTAGTGCTAGATATGTATCCCCAATAAGATTTATGTGTTTAAAAGTGCTATACTTGTTGAACTGCCACATCAAGTCCATTAACTACCAAATAACTCTTTGGCCAAAAATAAAGCACTCAAACTTAATTAGGGATCTAGATGACTACTAAACATAATGGagaaaaaaacagaaataaagCAAGGGAGAGAACAATGCTAACCCCAAGCTGCAGAGCAAGTTTCTGAAGTGCCTTGTGCACTATGGCAAGGGAGAGCTCCTGTTCCATTCGGAAGGAATGCATCTTGAGCCTTAGTGCTCTATAGGCCACTGGGCTCAGGTTCAAGGGGCTCGATGTCGATGTGCCTTCCAATTCATACACTGAACGTGTAATAATAGGATGTTCCTGAAGATCGGATGGCAAATTCTGGCCAAGACATCGAAGAACTGATGGGTGAAACAAGCTACAATTCAATAGAAAAAGTGCTCGGGCAGAACCATAGCTGgctacaaaagaaagatgggccCCTCGAACTGTCTCATTAGGGAGATCCACAGACTTGATAGCAGCCCTGAAGGCATCTATTTCAGATCCTAATCCAATGCCATCTTTGTGGAGCAGCCGAACGGCCTGCTGAAGATTCCCATCTGCATGAAGCAGGCACCTCAGGACGTCTTGGGTTCCTAGGGAGGGTGCATAATGCCTCATGAAGGCGATGAGAGCATCGCGAGAGCGGTAGGCCATGCGGAAAATGGCCTTAGCGCCAAGCATCTTGACTTGATCCTCACCggaaggaggagggggaaaCATCAAGTCGTACCAGAGCGCGTTGGCGACAAT
This window contains:
- the LOC120694723 gene encoding uncharacterized protein LOC120694723 — encoded protein: MMTTTFTDFDPEEHWRSVAKLLEEGGGTKDYIGHVTLGPAIVEARPAGTCTVEVPSLRPPAGVDAGARGSTEGWGIGPSPHEMGSYEAEALLDKIHRYHLDALAAMGKESVGRHACGMVFAGYAYGMLDGPVSNIVANALWYDLMFPPPPSGEDQVKMLGAKAIFRMAYRSRDALIAFMRHYAPSLGTQDVLRCLLHADGNLQQAVRLLHKDGIGLGSEIDAFRAAIKSVDLPNETVRGAHLSFVASYGSARALFLLNCSLFHPSVLRCLGQNLPSDLQEHPIITRSVYELEGTSTSSPLNLSPVAYRALRLKMHSFRMEQELSLAIVHKALQKLALQLGEPYELHMICGKNCVILPPESYYHINFLASPKRCSNPPTHFFC